A stretch of the Pseudanabaena sp. BC1403 genome encodes the following:
- the purL gene encoding phosphoribosylformylglycinamidine synthase subunit PurL yields the protein MITKFSPAEIKSEGLTLDEYQMICDRLGREPNKAELGMFGVMWSEHCCYKNSRPLLKQFPTTGDRILVGPGENAGVVKITDDIAISFKIESHNRPSAVEPYQGAATGVGGILRDIFTMGARPVAILNSLRFGELSDPWVRSRVNGIVNGIAGYGNCIGVPTVGGEVYFDKAYNRNPLVNAMAIGIMETKEIVKSGASGTGNPVIYVGSTTGRDGMKGASFASAEISDKSEQSRSAVQVGDPFLEKSLVEACLEAFKTGAVVAAQDMGAAGLTCSTSEMAAKGGVGVVLDLDKIPARETGMTPYEYLLSESQERMLFVAHKGREAELIEIFERWGLHAVVAGEVLAEPIVRILWHGEVAAEIPATALADNTPIYHRQLADTPDYAKKAWAWDEKAAIASFPPINPNDALLQLLDTPAIASKAWVYRQYDHQVQNNTVIFPGGADAAVIRLRSQGFGVGELGTAASQIDSLVGVAATVDCNARYVYLDPYEGAKLAVAEAARNLSCVGSEPLSVTDNLNFGSPENAIGYWQLHEACRGIADACRELSTPVTGGNVSLYNETIDAEGNSQPIYPTPVIGMVGLVEDVTKVCGQGWQSVGDAIYLLGSDRSSLAASEYLASVIGEVTGRPQPVDFELERQVQFACRQGIAQGLVQSAHDCSEGGLAVAIAESCISGKLTAQIQLANADNSHLTQVLFGEGASRIVVSVKQGDRTAWETYLTSQLGNSWQHIGTVSDADSDLGIRVGGEKAIAVSLSLITKNFNEAIPKRMGHTL from the coding sequence ATCATTACCAAATTTTCTCCAGCCGAAATCAAGTCTGAAGGCTTGACCCTTGATGAGTATCAGATGATTTGCGATCGCCTTGGTCGTGAACCCAACAAAGCCGAATTGGGGATGTTTGGCGTGATGTGGTCAGAGCATTGCTGCTACAAAAATTCGCGCCCGTTACTTAAACAATTTCCGACCACAGGCGATCGCATTCTCGTGGGACCTGGAGAAAATGCAGGCGTAGTCAAGATTACCGATGATATTGCCATCAGTTTTAAAATCGAAAGCCATAACCGTCCCTCGGCAGTTGAACCTTACCAAGGTGCTGCTACAGGTGTAGGCGGTATTTTGCGCGATATTTTTACGATGGGAGCGCGTCCCGTCGCGATTTTGAATTCATTGCGTTTTGGCGAACTTTCTGATCCTTGGGTACGTAGTCGCGTCAATGGCATCGTTAATGGTATTGCTGGTTATGGCAATTGTATCGGCGTTCCAACTGTTGGTGGCGAAGTTTATTTTGATAAAGCTTATAACCGTAATCCTCTCGTCAATGCGATGGCGATCGGGATTATGGAAACCAAGGAAATCGTCAAATCGGGAGCTTCAGGCACTGGTAATCCTGTGATCTATGTTGGCTCCACCACAGGGCGTGATGGCATGAAGGGAGCAAGTTTTGCTAGTGCCGAGATCTCCGACAAATCTGAGCAAAGCCGTTCGGCAGTACAAGTGGGTGATCCATTCCTTGAGAAATCTTTAGTAGAAGCTTGTTTGGAGGCTTTTAAAACAGGCGCAGTAGTTGCAGCGCAAGATATGGGTGCGGCGGGTTTGACCTGTTCCACTTCCGAAATGGCAGCAAAAGGTGGCGTTGGTGTCGTCCTCGATTTGGACAAGATTCCTGCGCGGGAGACGGGAATGACTCCCTACGAATACCTGCTCTCTGAATCGCAGGAACGGATGCTCTTTGTCGCCCATAAGGGAAGGGAAGCCGAACTCATTGAAATTTTTGAGCGTTGGGGACTTCATGCAGTTGTTGCTGGTGAAGTTCTTGCCGAGCCAATTGTGCGAATTCTTTGGCATGGTGAAGTTGCTGCGGAGATTCCTGCGACAGCGTTGGCAGATAATACACCGATTTATCATCGTCAGTTAGCTGATACGCCTGATTATGCGAAGAAAGCTTGGGCTTGGGATGAGAAAGCTGCGATCGCCTCTTTTCCCCCTATTAATCCCAATGATGCGCTTTTGCAATTACTCGATACGCCTGCGATCGCATCCAAAGCATGGGTCTATCGCCAATACGATCACCAAGTGCAGAATAATACGGTCATCTTTCCTGGGGGAGCTGATGCGGCGGTGATTCGTTTGCGTAGTCAAGGCTTTGGTGTTGGCGAACTAGGAACGGCGGCATCTCAAATTGATTCTCTTGTCGGTGTCGCTGCCACTGTCGATTGCAATGCCCGTTATGTCTACCTCGATCCTTATGAAGGCGCAAAACTTGCCGTTGCAGAAGCGGCGCGGAACCTCTCTTGCGTTGGTTCTGAGCCGCTATCAGTAACAGACAACTTGAACTTTGGTAGTCCAGAAAATGCGATCGGTTATTGGCAACTGCACGAAGCCTGTCGTGGAATTGCCGATGCTTGTCGTGAGTTGTCAACTCCTGTAACTGGCGGGAATGTATCCCTCTACAACGAAACCATTGATGCTGAAGGTAATTCCCAACCGATTTATCCTACACCTGTAATCGGTATGGTGGGCTTAGTGGAAGATGTGACCAAGGTTTGCGGTCAGGGTTGGCAATCCGTTGGTGATGCGATTTATCTACTTGGTAGCGATCGCTCTAGTCTGGCTGCTTCTGAATATCTCGCCTCAGTTATTGGTGAAGTCACAGGTCGCCCTCAACCTGTAGATTTTGAACTAGAGCGCCAAGTGCAATTTGCTTGTCGTCAAGGCATCGCTCAAGGTTTAGTGCAGTCAGCCCATGATTGTTCTGAAGGTGGTCTTGCCGTCGCGATCGCAGAATCATGCATTTCTGGCAAACTCACAGCGCAGATTCAGTTAGCCAATGCTGATAACAGTCACCTTACACAAGTCCTCTTTGGTGAAGGCGCAAGTAGAATAGTTGTGTCTGTGAAACAAGGCGATCGCACTGCATGGGAAACCTATCTCACCAGTCAACTGGGCAATAGTTGGCAACATATCGGTACGGTAAGTGATGCAGATAGTGATTTGGGGATTAGGGTTGGAGGAGAGAAGGCGATCGCAGTATCTCTATCTCTAATCACCAAAAACTTTAATGAGGCAATTCCAAAACGGATGGGACATACTTTATAA
- a CDS encoding glucokinase, with the protein MTMILAGDIGGTKTLLRFAEKNSDELTVLYEQRFAGANYASFSDVLREFIETAKINLGELPSLSAACFGIAGPVRDRRSQLTNLGWSFDSDRLAEEFNIANVSLINDFVAVGYGVLGLQPHDLHTLQDGRVVERSPIGVIGAGTGLGEAYLGWNGDRYEVYPTEGGHTDFAPRNALEIELLQYLQKRHDRVSVERVASGTGIVAIYQFLRDRQTSPESAELAEKVKLWEAGDLNVDVAAAIANAALTNLGINSETNLDHIATQTMQMFVAAYAAEVGNLALKLIPNGGLYIAGGIAPKILPLLQDGTFLQILKSKGRISPVLDDIPIHIVLNPEVGLIGAMLFAAR; encoded by the coding sequence ATGACGATGATTTTGGCTGGTGATATTGGCGGCACAAAGACTCTTTTGCGTTTTGCCGAAAAAAATTCTGATGAGCTTACAGTTTTATACGAGCAGCGCTTTGCTGGTGCTAATTATGCTAGTTTCTCTGATGTTTTGCGCGAGTTTATCGAAACTGCCAAGATAAATTTAGGTGAATTGCCATCGTTATCAGCAGCTTGTTTTGGGATTGCTGGCCCAGTGCGCGATCGCCGATCGCAATTAACTAACCTCGGTTGGTCATTTGATAGCGATCGCCTTGCCGAAGAGTTCAATATTGCCAACGTAAGCTTGATCAATGATTTTGTAGCAGTGGGCTATGGAGTTTTAGGATTACAGCCCCACGATTTGCATACTTTACAAGATGGGCGTGTGGTAGAGCGATCGCCGATTGGAGTTATTGGAGCGGGCACAGGTTTAGGTGAAGCATATCTAGGGTGGAATGGCGATCGCTATGAGGTTTACCCGACTGAGGGCGGACATACAGACTTTGCGCCCAGAAATGCTCTGGAAATCGAATTATTGCAATATTTGCAAAAGCGTCACGATCGCGTATCGGTGGAGAGAGTAGCTTCGGGGACTGGAATTGTGGCAATTTATCAGTTTTTGCGCGATCGGCAAACCTCTCCAGAATCAGCAGAACTAGCTGAGAAAGTAAAGCTATGGGAAGCAGGTGATCTTAATGTTGATGTGGCGGCGGCGATCGCCAATGCGGCGTTAACAAATTTGGGAATTAATAGCGAAACTAATCTTGATCACATAGCCACACAAACGATGCAAATGTTTGTGGCGGCTTATGCAGCCGAAGTGGGAAATTTAGCTTTGAAATTAATTCCTAATGGTGGCTTGTATATTGCGGGCGGCATTGCTCCCAAAATATTGCCTTTGCTTCAGGATGGAACATTTTTGCAGATTTTAAAAAGTAAGGGTCGAATCAGCCCCGTGTTAGACGACATTCCGATTCATATTGTGCTTAATCCTGAAGTTGGACTAATTGGAGCCATGCTTTTTGCTGCTAGGTAG
- a CDS encoding HEAT repeat domain-containing protein yields the protein MSFANQNPDLSNIARQLDSDNSRDRLRALVSLRDLTPDEAVPLILKVIDDENLQIRSMAVFALGLKHTEDCFPVLARILETENDYGIRADAAGAMGYLQDNRAVEPLLRAFYEDTEWLVRFSAAVSLGNLGDVRAYDALIQALDSEETMLHQAAIAALGEVGDLRCVDQILRFAQSDDWLTRQRLAEALGHLRCDKSLSALNYLVKDAHPQVSAAAQYAIDRLTTN from the coding sequence ATGTCTTTTGCCAATCAAAACCCAGATTTAAGCAATATTGCTCGACAACTAGACAGTGACAATTCTCGCGATCGCCTTCGTGCTTTAGTGTCCTTACGAGATTTAACGCCCGATGAGGCTGTACCGCTAATTTTAAAAGTAATTGATGATGAGAACTTACAGATTAGATCAATGGCGGTATTTGCTCTAGGTTTGAAGCATACAGAGGACTGCTTTCCAGTTTTAGCAAGAATTCTAGAAACTGAGAATGATTATGGGATTCGCGCTGATGCGGCTGGGGCAATGGGGTATCTTCAGGATAATCGCGCTGTGGAGCCATTGTTACGCGCTTTTTATGAGGATACTGAGTGGCTTGTCCGTTTTAGCGCAGCAGTGTCGCTAGGAAATCTCGGCGATGTGCGTGCCTACGATGCCCTCATTCAAGCCCTAGATAGTGAAGAAACGATGTTGCATCAAGCAGCGATCGCAGCTTTGGGTGAAGTGGGTGATTTGCGATGTGTCGATCAAATTTTGCGGTTTGCTCAGTCTGATGATTGGCTAACCAGACAACGTTTGGCTGAAGCTTTAGGACATTTGAGATGTGATAAAAGTCTATCAGCTCTGAATTATCTCGTTAAAGATGCTCATCCTCAGGTATCGGCGGCGGCTCAATATGCGATCGATCGACTTACGACCAACTAG